GTCCTCAACccgccccccccgggacactcctgCCTGTCCTCAACccgccccccccgggacactcctgCCTGTCCTCAACccgccccccccgggacactcctgCCTGTCCTCAACccgccccccccgggacactcctgCCTGTCCTCAACCcgcccccccgggacactcctgCCTGTCCTCAACCcgcccccccgggacactccgaCCTGTCCTCAACccgccccccccgggacactccgaCCTGTCCTCAACCTGCCCCCCCGGGGCACTCCGacctgtcctcaatccaccccccGGGGCACTCCTACCCGTCCTcaatccacacccccccccctgccccgggACACTCCTACCCGTCCTCAATCCAGCCCCCGCCCCGGGACACTCCGATCTGTCCTCAATCCACaccccccgggacactcctacctgtcctcaatccgcccccccgggacactcctgCCTGTCCTCAACCCACCCCCCAGGACACTCCGacctgtcctcaatccacccccccccgggacactcccaCCTGTactcaatccaccccccccccccccccccgcccccgcccccccgggacactcccaCCTGTCCTCAACccgccccccccgggacactcctacctgtccacAATCCACCACCCCAGGACACTCCGACCTgtcctcaatcccccccccccccccacccccccccgacctgtcctcaatcccccccccccccccccacccccccaaccccgggaCACTCCAacctgtcctcaatccaccccccGGGGCACTCCTACCCGTCCTcaatccacaccccccccccctgccccgggACACTCCTACCCGTCCTCAATCCAGCCCCCGCCCCGGGACACTCCTATCTGTCCTCAATCCACaccccccgggacactcctacctgtcctcaatccGCCCCGCCGGGGCACACCTACCTGTCCTcaacccgccccacccccccccccccgggacactcctacctgtcctcaacccaccccccgggacactcccacctgtcctcaatccaccccccgggacactcctacctgtcctcaatccacccccccGGGACACACCTACCTGTCCTcaacccgccccaccccccccccccccgggacactcccaCCTGTCCtcaacccgccccccccccccgggacactcctacctgtccacAATCCACCCCCCCAGGGCACTCCTACCCATCCTcaatccacccccacccccctccccccgccccgggacactcctacctgtcctcaatccacGCCCCACCGGGACACTCCCACCTGTCCTCAACCCGGCCCCCGGGACACTCCGACCTGccctcaatccaccccccccccccccccccggacactcctacctgtcctcaatccgcccccccccccccgggacactcctaactgtcctcaatccaccccccccaaccctccccgggacactcctacctgtcctcaatccacccccccccccgggacactccgacctgtcctcaatccaccccccccccccccccccccgggatactcctacctgtcctcaatccacccccccccgggacactcctacctgtcctcaatccaccccccccgggacactccgacctctcctcaatccaccccccccccccgggacactccgacctctcctcaatccacccccccccgccccccccgggacactccaacctctcctcaatccacccccccctGGGACACTCCTACCTCTCCTcaatccaccaccccccccccccccccccgggacactccgacctgtcctcaatccaccaccccccccccgggacactcctacctgtcctcaatccacccccccccccccccccgggacactcctacctgtcctcaatccacccccccccccccccccccccgggacactccgacctgtcctcaatccacccccccccccccccgggacactcccgACCTCTgctcaatccaccccccccccccccccgggacactccgacctctcctcaatccaccccccccccccccccgggacactccgacctgtcctcaatccaccaccccccccccccgggacactccaaCCTGTCCtcagtccacccccccccccgggacactcctacctgtcctcaatccaccccccccccgggacactcctacctgtcctcaatccaccccccccccccgggacactcctacctgtccacAATCCACCCCCCCAGGGCACTCCTACCCGTCCTcaatccacccccacccccctccccccgccccccgccccgggacactcctacctgtcctcaatccacacacaccccccgggacactcctaactgtcctcaatccaccccccACCACCGGGACACTCCCACCTGTCCTCAACACGGCCCCCGGGACACTCCGACCTGTCCtcaatccgccccccccccccgggacactcctacctgtcctcaatccgcccccccccccggggcactcctacctgtcctcaatccGCCCCCCCGGGGCACTCCGACCTGCCCTcaatccacccacccccccgggacactcctacctgtcctcaatccaccccccgggacactcctacctgtccccaatccaccccccccccccagggacaCTCCTAActgtcctcaatccaccccccccccccccgggacactcctaactgtcctcaatccaccccccccccccccccccgggacactcctacctgtcctcaatccacccccccccgggacactcctacctgtcctcaatccaccccccACCGGGACACTCCTATCTGTCCTCAATCCACACCCCCCGGGGCACTCCGACCTGccctcaatccacccccccccccccccgagacactcctacctgtcctcaatccgccccccccccccccggggcactcctacctgtcctcaatccGCCCCCCCCGGACACTCCTATCTGTCCTCAATCCACaccccccgggacactcctatctgtcctcaatccacaccccccgggacactcctacctgtcctcaatccacccgccccgggacactcctacctgtcctcaatccgccccccccgggacactcctatCTGTCCTCAATCCACACCCCCCAGGACACTCCTATCTGTCCTCAATCCACaccccccgggacactcctatctgtcctcaatccacaccccccgggacactcctacctgtcctcaatccacccccccccgggacactcctacctgtcctcaatccGCCCCGCCGGGgcactcctacctgtcctcaatccacccccccGGGACACACCTACCTGTCCTcaacccgccccacccccccccccccgggacactcctacctgtcctcaaCCCACCCCCCGGGACACTCCCACCTGTCCtcaacccgccccccccccgggacactcctacctgtccacAATCCACCCCCCcaggacactcctacctgtccacAATCCACCCCCCCAGGGCACTCCTACCCATCCTCAatccaaccccacccccctccccccgccccgggacactcctacctgtcctcaatccaccccccaccccccccaccgggaCACTCCCACCTGTCCTCAACCCGGCCCCCGGGACACTCCGACCTgccctcaatccccccccccccgggacactcctacctgtcctcaatccgcccccccccccccccgggacactcctaactgtcctcaatccaccccccccccccgggacactccaaactgtcctcaatccacccccccccccccgggacactcctacctgtcctcaatccacccccccccccgggacactccgacctgtcctcaatccaccccccccccccgggatactcctacctgtcctcaatccaccccccccgggacactccgacctgtcctcaatccaccccccccccgggacactcctacctgtcctcaatccacccccccTGGGACACTCCGACCTCtcctcaatccacccccccccgggacactcctacctgtcctcaatcTACCCCCCCTGGGACACTCCGACCTCTCCTcaatccaccacccccccccgggacactcctacctgtcctcaatccacccccccacccccgggacacTCCAACCTGTCCTCAGtccaccccccccgggacactcctacctgtcctcaatccaccccgccccccccccccccccgggacactccaaCCTGTCCTCAGtccacccccccccgggacactcctacctgtcctcaatccacccccccccccccgggacactcctacctgtcctcaatccacccctccaccccccccccccccccgggacactccgaCCTCTgctcaatccaccccccccccccccaacactccgACCTCtcctcaatccaccccccccccccccccccccgggacgctccgacctgtcctcaatccaccaccaccccccccgggacactcctacctgtcctcaatccacccccccccccccccgggacactcctacctgtcctcaatccaccccccccccccggggacactcctacctgtcctcaatccaccccccccgggacactccaacctgtcctcaatccaccccccccccgggacactcctacctgtcctcagtccacccccccccgggacactccaacctgtcctcaatccaccccccccgggacactccaacctgtcctcaatccacccccccccccgggacactcctacctgtcctcagtccacccccccccgggacactccaaCCTGTCCTCAGtccacccccccccgggacactcctacctgtcctcaatccaccccccctcccccgggacactcctacctgtcctcaatccaccccccaccccccccccccccccccccccgggacactcctacctgtccacAATCCACCCCCCCAGGgcactcctacctgtcctcaatccacACACCGcccgggacactcctacctgtcctcaatccaccccccacccccccccccccgggacactccgaCCTGCCCTcaatccacccacccccccgggacactcctacctgtcctcaatccaccccccgggacactcctacctgtccccaatccaccccccccccccccgggacactcctaactgtcctcaatccacccccacccccccccccgggacactcctaactgtcctcaatccacccccccccccccccccccccgggacactcctacctgtcctcaatccGCCCCCCCGGGGCACTCCGACCTGCCCTcaatccacccacccccccgggacactcctacctgtcctcaatccaccccccgggacactcctacctgtcctcaatccacccccccgggacactcctacctgtccccaatccacccccccccccccgggacactcctaactgtcctcaatccacccccccccccccccccgggacactcctaactgtcctcaatccaccccccccccccccgggacactcctacctgtcctcaatccaccccccgggacactcctacctgtccccaatccacccccccccccccgggacactcctacctgtcctcaatccaccccccccgggacactcctaactgtcctcaatccacccaccccccccccccccccgggacactcctacctgtcctcaatccaccccccccgggacactcctacctgtcctcaatccaccccccccgggacactcctacctgtcctcaatccaccccccccgggacactcctacctgtcctcaatccaccccccccgggacactcctacctgtcctcaatccaccctccccaggacactcctacctgtccacAATCCACCCCCCCAGGGCACTCCTACCCGTCCTcaatccacccccaccccccgccccccgccccgggacactcctacctgtcctcaatccacacacaccccccgggacactcctacctgtcctcaatccaccccccacccccccccaccgggaCACTCCCACCTGTCCTCAACCCGGCCCCCGGGACACTCCGACCTGccctcaatccaccccccccaccccccccccgagacactcctacctgtcctcaatccgcccccccccccccccccccggggcactcctacctgtcctcaatccGCCCCCCCGGGGCACTCCGGCCTGCCCTcaatccacccacccccccgggacactcctacctgtcctcaatccaccctccccaggacactcctacctgtcctcaatccaccccccccgggacactcctacctgtcctcaatccaccccccccgggacactcctacctgtcctcaatccaccctccccgggacactcctacctgtccacaatccaccccccccgggacactcctacctgtcctcaatccaccccccccgggacactcctacctgtcctcaatccaccccccccgggacactcctacctgtcctcaatccaccctccccaggacactcctacctgtccacAATccacccccccgggacactcccaCCTGTCCTCAACCCGGCCCCCGGGACACTCCGACCTGccctcaatccacccccccccccgggacactcctacctgtcctcaatccgcccccccccccggggcactcctacctgtcctcaatccaccccACCCGGGACACTCCGACCTCtcctcaatccacccccccccccgggacactccgacctctcctcaatccacccccccccgggacactcctacctctcctcaatccacccccccccccccgggacactccgacctgtcctcaatccacccccccccaggACACTCCGacctgtcctcaatccaccccccccccccaggacactCCGACCTCtcctcaatccaccccccccccccgggacactcctacctctcctcaatccacccccccccccgggacactcctacctctcctcaatccaccccccccccgggacactcctacctgtcctcaatccacccccccgggacactcctacctgtcctcaatccacccccccgggacactcctacctgtcctcaatccacccccccgggacactcctacctgtcctcaatccacccccccgggacactcctacctgtcctcaatccacccccccgggacactcctacctgtcctcaatccccccccgggacactcctacctgtcctcaatccaccccccccgggacactcctacctgtcctcaatcctccccccccccccccccccccgggacactcctacctgtcctcaatcccccccccggggcactcctacctgtcctcaatccccccccccccccccggggacactcctacctgtcctcaatccccccccccccccccccgggacactcctacctgtcctcaatcccccccccggggcactcctacctgtcctcaatccccccccccccccccccgggacactcctacctgtcctcaatcccccccccgggacactcctacctgtcctcaatccccccccccgggacactcctacctgtcctcaatccaccccccgggacactcctacctgtccccaatccacccccccccccccccgggacactcctaactgtcctcaatccaccccccccccccccccccccgggacactcctaactgtcctcaatccacccccccccccccccccccccgggacactcctacctgtcctcaatccGCCCCCCCGGGGCACTCCGACCTGCCCTcaatccacccacccccccgggacactcctacctgtcctcaatccaccccccgggacactcctacctgtcctcaatccacccccccgggacactcctacctgtccccaatccacccccccccccccgggacactcctaactgtcctcaatccaccccccccccccccccgggacactcctaactgtcctcaatccaccccccccccccccgggacactcctacctgtcctcaatccaccccccgggacactcctacctgtccccaatccaccccccccccccgggacactcctacctgtcctcaatccaccccccccgggacactcctaactgtcctcaatccacccaccccccccccccccccccgggacactcctaactgtcctcaatccaccccccccccccccgggatactcctacctgtcctcaatccaccccccccgggacgctcctacctgtcctcaatccaccccccccgggacactcctacctgtcctcaatccaccccccccgggacactcctacctgtcctcaatccaccctccccaggacactcctacctgtccacAATCCACCCCCCCAGGGCACTCCTACCCGTCCTcaatccacccccaccccccgccccccgccccgggacactcctacctgtcctcaatccacacacaccccccgggacactcctacctgtcctcaatccaccccccacccccccccaccgggaCACTCCCACCTGTCCTCAACCCGGCCCCCGGGACACTCCGACCTGccctcaatccacccccccccccccccccgagacactcctacctgtcctcaatccgcccccccccccccccccggggcactcctacctgtcctcaatccGCCCCCCCGGGGCACTCCGGCCTGCCCTcaatccacccacccccccgggacactcctacctgtcctcaatccaccctccccaggacactcctacctgtcctcaatccaccccccccgggacactcctacctgtcctcaatccaccccccccgggacactcctacctgtcctcaatccaccctccccgggacactcctacctgtccacaatccaccccccccgggacactcctacctgtcctcaatccaccccccccgggacactcctacctgtcctcaatccacccccccccgggacactcctacctgtcctcaatccaccctccccaggacactcctacctgtccacAATccacccccccgggacactcccaCCTGTCCTCAACCCGGCCCCCGGGACACTCCGACCTGccctcaatccacccccccccccgggacactcctacctgtcctcaatccgcccccccccccggggcactcctacctgtcctcaatccaccccACCCGGGACACTCCGACCTCtcctcaatccaccccccccccccgggacactccgacctctcctcaatccacccccccccgggacactcctacctctcctcaatccacccccccccccccccgggacactcctacctctcctcaatccaccccccccccccccgggacactccgacctgtcctcaatccacccccccccaggACACTCCGacctgtcctcaatccaccccccccccccaggacactCCGACCTCtcctcaatccaccccccccccgggacactcctacctctcctcaatccaccccccccccccgggacactcctacctctcctcaatccaccccccccccgggacactcctacctgtcctcaatccacccccccgggacactcctacctgtcctcaatccacccccccgggacactcctacctgtcctcaatccacccccccgggacactcctacctgtcctcaatccacccccccgggacactcctacctctcctcaatccaccccccccccgggacactcctacctgtcctcaatccacccccccgggacactcctacctgtcctcaatccacccccccgggacactcctacctgtcctcaatccacccccccgggacactcctacctgtcctcaatccccccccgggacactcctacctgtcctcaatccaccccccccgggacactcctacctgtcctcaatcctcccccccccccccgggacactcctacctgtcctcaatcccccccccggggcactcctacctgtcctcaatcccccccccccgggacactcctacctgtcctcaatccccccccgggacactcctacctgtcctcaatcccccccccgggacactcctacctgtcctcaatcccccccccgggacactcctacctgtcctcaatcccccccccggggcactcctacctgtcctcaatccaccccccccgggacactcctacctgtcctcaatccccccccgggacactcctacctgtcctcaatccccccccccgggacactcctacctgtcctcaatccccccccccgggacactcctacctgtcctcaatccccccccccccgggacactcctacctgtcctcaatccaGCTCCAGCGGCTCCGAACCCTCCGTTGCCCAGGTTACCACTCCGAACTTCCCGCCCTGCACCGCGGGCAGCATCCTGAGGCCCCCGCCCCAGGTAACCACCGTCCGCCGGATGGGAAAAAAAACAACCCTCCAGTATGACAGTGGGTCCCAGTGAGccgggttgatttttttttaaaaaaatgtgtataTATAAATCAAATATAACATTTATCTAAAAATATAGACTTAAAATTGAACAAGTTTGCATTGGTTCATTGTGAATGATCGTTGTGGGTATAATGGGAAACAGGAGATGTGTTTGGACGCCTGGTTGCAGGGGTCTTGCCGTATAAATGCGGCTGCGCAGGCAGTGGGGTTTTGGCtgtagtgagagtcagtgttttgGGGGCTGTTGTCAGTCAGTACAGGCGGCGGCCCTGGGGCTTCACTGCACCGGGAACGAAGGCTCTGTAAGCACCGACTataaggtgaggggggagggatttgCTCGGAGCTGCTTGGACTCGGACCGCCgctggcctggcctggcctggtCCGGCCGTTCGAGCCGCACTCAGGATACACCATGTACTGTCTCCAGTGGTTACTGCCCGTCCTGCTCATCCCCAAGCCGCTCAACCCGGCCCTGTggttcaaccactccatgtttaTGGGCTTCTACCTGCTGAGCTTCCTGCTGGAGAGGAAGCCCTGCACCATCTGCGCCCTGGTCTTTCTGGCCGCCTTGTTTCTCATCTGCTACAGCTGTTGGGGCAACTGCTTCCTCTACCACTGCGGCGGCGCCCCGCTTCCCGATTCGGCTCACGATCCCAGCATTGTGGGCACCTAATGCAGCCCTGCCGGCTTTATTGAGACAATCTTGATCAACTCGTCTGCAATGGTCTCCCATCTCTCTTTAAATTATTTTCATCTTCCTGATCGCCGCGTCTCCCTTTTCCTCCCCCTTCCTGCGTGGTGTTCCTTCAGTCAAGTGGACGCGATGATCTCTGACTCTTTGAAGGATCCTTTTCTCTGCATTCTTGTACTACGTTGCATCCAAACTGTTGGTCGAAATGGGATTTCGTCTGCAGAACCCAGTTTCTATTGCAAAGGATAACGTGCGGATGTGGAGCAAGAATATTGCATGGATTTGTATTTAGAGCCTGCACTGTGTATGATTACAGGAACTAAGTTCAGTATTTCCACTGTTTTTCCAAGCCCTCAGAAGAAGTGGCCTTTTTGCAGTTCCTGTACAGTGGAAGCGTTTGTTATCGGTTTTCAAATTTAAGTCGTAAATAATGAACCTCTGTAACAGACCTATTGTTTATCAACTGTCTTCTGAAGTTCTTAAGGATGACTTAGAAAATATCTTATGGCTAATAATGTGTATGACTTCATTCAATGGGAGGTCTTAGTGTTTTGTAGTGATTAATTTAGGGCATCATACCCATGTACCATTTTTTTGGTGTTCATTTGTTTCCTGGTCTTTATGAGAATGATGCTATTTTTGCACAATTTTGTTAGCTGAAATAGTATCGCTTTTGTGTTTCAAAATGCAGGGATTTTAGTGTAGGTTGtgatttaaatatgcaaatgttTCACAGTTTACATATCCAGTTTATTTTTGCACAGTGGGTTTGAGATTTTACAAAAGAATAAGTATTGATCAGATAATATAAATACTGTTGGCAATACAGGTATTACACCTCCAGTTGATTATCTCTTTTCTTTGTGCCAGCACAAAGCCCATTAATTGTTGATTGTTATGTTATCTCTTTCATGGTTATAGATCTAAACAAACTGCAGGATAAAAGATCTGTTCAGTTGTGATAATTCCACTTCACTCTTTGTTGATCATGTTTGAACCCACTAGTGCACTTCCATCTGCGTCTGTGATGTGCAAGCGTGTTGCATGATGCAGTCTATAGCACCAAATGTTTTTAAAGTGAGCTTCAGAAAATAAAACGGGTTTACAGCATTATTTGAATTGTTTCTTTTCTGATTTTTAAATAATTTGAAGGAAATGGCTGACATGGTATGTGCTGCCTTTAATTTTGTTCAGGTTAGTGTATCCCTCCAATTTGATTAGTCAAATATGTGGTTATTGGGAAATCTACTAGCTTCCTGATTACTGAACCCAGTAACCATTTCAGAAAGTGGCACATTTTACAAGGTACAAAATgagttatgttttttttattcctgaTAGGACTGTCTGTTTTAACAATGATCTGAATTTCTAAATTAGGTTGCATGGTTTCTTTCTGGTTCAAGCTGAAAATCAGTTTGATCTGAGATGTAGTAGGTTACTTTTtccaaatttttttccccctcctgtgtcccaaatgaccattcttttTGTGAACTTAGACAATGAAAGTTGGTAGGCTATTCTGACCATGGAGAGCCGTCAAAACCAAGCTTGTCCTCATGCAATCTTCATGTAAATCTACTTTCCCATGGGGCTTACTGGCAATAATCGCTCGAGCAGGAACTTTGCCTGGATATTTTTCCCCCCTTCCCTAGAAGGGAAAATGAGGTAGAGAGTAGTGCCCACATAATTTCTCcaactgaggtcagctaactcggcaAATAAACtagttcaaaagcaaaataatgcagatgctgaaatacccagcaagtcaggcagcatctgtgggaaaagaaacagtgttaatgtTTTAG
The window above is part of the Heptranchias perlo isolate sHepPer1 chromosome 19, sHepPer1.hap1, whole genome shotgun sequence genome. Proteins encoded here:
- the blcap gene encoding apoptosis inducing factor BLCAP, with amino-acid sequence MYCLQWLLPVLLIPKPLNPALWFNHSMFMGFYLLSFLLERKPCTICALVFLAALFLICYSCWGNCFLYHCGGAPLPDSAHDPSIVGT